The following DNA comes from Enterocloster bolteae.
TTCCATCCGCCAATGTTACATTAACCCCTGATACAATCATGGCCTCACAGGCCGCATTTACCTCGGCCTTTTTGTTGTCTTGAACCTCTGCCAGTGTCGGCACATATGGTTCTGGTGGTACCGCTGGCTCCGGAGGGACTGGAGGTGTGTAAACACTTCCGTCGTTGGATAACCATACCCTATTTCCTCCCTGCTTCCACACTGTCTCATAGCCGTGCAGGGTGGTGGCCTCTGTACCATCATCTGTATAGATTGTAATGTCGCCCCATATGGCCGGGATTGCGCCGGAAAAGACGATTTCCAGGACGTTTGCAGATTCTGGCCGGATGCTGCTGATTTCATACCGTCGTTCTTCCTTTCCAATTCTGATTTTTTCCATGGATTCACTCCTTTTTTTGAATTATAAAAAGGCCCTTGCGGGGCCCGGTTTACGAGTTGCTTGTTGTGCTCAATACCAAGAATGATAATTATGGTAAGATACTCTGGACGGGAAGCAGCTTTTTTACCACCCCAGAGGATGTCCCGGATTGTAGCAATTACAGAGTATTGATATTCCATAATAGCATCGGCGCCCATTCGGTATGGCGTGATTCAATCTTGACTTTCACGTATTTGGCTAATAGCGCCCTTTACATAGATACCTTCTCAGTAATCCGGAATGGCAATACGATCCGGCTTACGAATAATACAAGATACTGTGCTGGCACAATCTCAACATCTGACATTCCGATAACTAAAATTATTGGGATTATCTAATCGCTATCAGTACGCCAGCAAGGCTTATATTTGCTGCACCAGATGCCAGGTTGCATCCATTAACATATATCTGTTTGGATGCGTCCTGCCATACGCAGGTGCTTATATTAACCTTGGTGCAATTGTCTCCAGGCGCGTCTGTTAGAACAGGAAAGACCCATATAGCATCCGTAGTATCTATGTCGATTGGAATATAGGCAAAAAAGTCGGCACCGGCAGCAATGGGGATGCTGCTTTTTATAAAAGACACCACAGCCACCTTGGAACCTATCTTGGTATTGAGCACAGTATAAAGGTCCATCAGTACCTTTAGCTGTGCGGCCGAACCCGGCAGATCCGGCCGGTCTGTCACGCAGTTATTGACAATCTGTCCTGAATATAAGACCAACTTAAATCCGGCCACCACATTGCGCATAAATTTTACAAGTGGCATCTTTGTGACAAAGCTGGCCAGTAGGCTTGTTTTATCAGTTATGCCCTCCGCGGTTCCAGAGGCGTCAAACTCAGGGGTTTCAACATCTTCCACTCTTGTTTTCAAATTATCAAATTCTGATTTTTTTACTAATGCTCCTGGCGATACAATTGCCGTTACGCTTGTTACTGAACCAACCAAAACGTTGAATGTGATTTCCGCAAACTTACTGATTGCATCCGTGGATGCATATATGTACTGTGGATCCTGCGTAAGGTCCAGGTACGCATAAAGGATTTCTCCATCATCTGGGTCTGTGGCAAATACCCCGGCCTCCGTAATTGCAAATCCCGTTGATACGCCAACGGAGCTGATTTGTGTAACGATATAAGCCACGTCTGGCTGTTCGGTACTCACGCCGCAGGATTCTATCGTTGCGTCCATCTTATATTCGTTAAGACCTGTCATATTCTGGGCATCATATCCGGACGGTACCCTTCCAGTCCCCACGGCCACACGGCTAAAGGATAACGTGGCCTGCGCTGCCATCAATTTTGTTATCAGTGCAAGACCCTTGTTTGTTAGTACTGTTCCTGCCATTTAAATTCCTCCTATCGGCTGGCGGGATAGGATGCCGTCACACATAGCAATGTCCCGACCCCTATCTTCAGTTTTACTTGTTTTTCTGTCTTTTTATTAATCGCTGTTGGTGGAATATTCATGAATGTGGCCAGACAAGCCGAGGCGCCAACATAGACAGTTGTCTTATGTGCGCTGTAAGTACGATAGAATATTCTAATTCCAATCCCTCCGGATTTAATCCGGTTCATCAACTCAGCGATAATTCCGGCCACATTTTTATGCTCTTCGTCCAGCTCATCCTCATTGATGTATATATATACTTTAGCTGGGTATACCTCCTCACATTTGACATCCTCTGCTTTTATTCCAAATAGACTTGCTGCCGATAAAATAAGGGTATCCAAGTTACCTGATGCAAGCATAGCAAGAATCTTGACCCTAATCATGATTCTAAATATTTCATCTGTCGCCGTTCCTCGAGCCACGCCGTAATTGTTTCCAAAACTATCCAGTACGGCTCCCTGCATTTTATCAATATTATCCCACAGTCGAACTTTTTCCGTTTGCTCTTGCAGAATATCGAATCCCCATCCTGCAAGATAAAACAGTTTTCCTATATTTGTCTCTGGTGGTTCCGACTTCTCAAGTTTTTGTATATCTGTCCTTATGTATGCACTGGTAAGCATGTCTAACATGCGCGTGGCAAAGCTCATCCCATCAACCTCATTTCATTGTTATGCTGATTGCTGTGCTATCCGTTATTGCCTTTTCTCTGTAACCGATTGCTATATTTTCTTTTGCATAAGAGGTCATACTCGTGCCAATCTGCAGCTCAAAGTCCTCCACACCTGGAATCGCAGTAAGGATACCCGGTATCTTGATGTATATGACATCCATTCCTGTTTCGAGCCCCCCGACCGTTGTTCCGCCTATGTAGTCAATTAATGCTTGTCTGACCTTGTCCTCGCCCGGAAATCCCTCACCTGTCTGAAGTTCTGTCACCTTCACATATATTTTTTTCGTCGTCGGCCGTGAAAAACGGACTTCCAGCTGCTGACCGGAAGCCGTAAGTACATTGACCGCCTTATTTCCAACAGTCTGTATTCCTCCTGCCTTTCTGGAGTAAATTGCTTTCGCAATCTCCTCGTCCAGTCCTCCATATACCACGGCCTCCAGACTATGTGGTGGCAAGTTATACGTGGTGTCGCTCTCGTCTGTATCATTCTCGTATACGTAGGCACTCGATACGCCCTCAACATCATTCATTAACGCTGCTCTGACTGCGTCCGCATTGACGCCTCCTGCATAATCCACAGACTTATTATAACGTGCCCGGAACTCAGCGTCTGTTTCCTTTATACGTCCGCCGGATATCTCAGCCTTGTTTGTGATTGATTCAACCCCGTTTACCGATGAAGGATTTACGATTACCTTCACGGTTCCAGCAGCTGTATTGTATTCCGGCCCCGTCTCCACCGCACGTATCAGTGCAAGCCCTGTTCCTGATTCCGACAGAGTGATGGCATCCACAACCGTGTATTGCAGCCCCCCATTTGTCGCAACCAGGAATCCTGCCGGTATAGTGGATCCAGATGTTCCAGTCACTGTAATATATCCTGAAGCCTTCCCCTCTGTCAGCATGTGCATTCCAATGTTCTTTCCTAAATTGTATAAGCTGTTCCCTACAGATGTTTCCACAAATCGGCTGTTATAGACATCCTCCAGACATGCGAAAAGAATATTCCATACCCATGCCAGAATTCTTAAGAATAGACCCAGTGGTGACCGTACTGTAAGAATTATTCCATCTCCATACAGCTCCCTTGCCTTATATTCCAATGCATTTAATAGCACAGTGTAGGTTGGTCGGTAAAATCCTTTTTCCGTGAGGCCCCACTCATCATCCACCTGTATTCACCTCCATACTTATTGTTTTTCCATCGCTTAACCGTCCTGACCAAGTTACTGTCATTTTCCTACCCTCTCCCTGTGTCACGCCAAGGCTCTCCACTGTGGTTATCTGTTCCTCCTGAAATATTGCCTCGCGTAGAACTTCGTCCGTGGTCTCTTCGTCCACTACTGTCCCGAGTATTTGCTCGTAATCTGTCCCATGACTGGGCACCAACTCAAAGTCTCCTTTCCAGGCTCCCAAGGTCAGTGCTACTCCCTGTGCAATAGCAGCGTCATCCTCCAGAACTTCAAGCATTCCTTCGTCTGTAAAAGATAAGTCCTTTGTTTCCGGGTCAATCTTCCATGCTGTTTTAGACATATCATCACCCTTTCCGGATTACTCCAACAAAAACCGCATCATCCCCCGAATGAATTCTATCAGTGTTTGGCTTGCTATCCGCTCCCGTCTGGATGGAGTTATCACTATCCATGTCCAGATAAGCTACCACTCCAATGTCCCCTTTTTTGATTTGAACATTCACGTCCGCCGTTTTTCCATCCACTTTTATTTCAAGCGGTATATAAGCTACCTTGACGGCTAGAATTGGCGGAGGCGAAACGTAGGCCCCAGCCATCTCCCTTTGCACCAGGGGTTTTACGGTAACGGTCATTCTTACCGCATCAAAGTCTTCCACCCTGACAATGTCGTGGCATCGAATTCGCTGCATAATTTTTTTCTCATTCGCAAGCAAATTGTAAAGTTCATTGGTTTTTCGTGCCATGGTATCCTCCTATCCTGCAACCTTGAATTCAATTTCTGTTATCCACGTACCGGTTGGTGAACCTTTGTGCGTCCCTGACACAATCATAAATTTGCCGTTTAAATCACGGGATTGAATTTGAATTACGTCCCCGGGTCCCATACGGTAATTCAGAAGGCATTGACGTTTCCATGTCTTCTCTTCAAATGCCTTTTTCTCTTTCGAAACCTCCTTTGTTTCTGGAGCTTCTATCATAGTGACATCCGAATCCTCGGACCGGAACAGTAATCCTGCATCTGGCGTAAGTAGGTATCCCTTATTTACCCCATCTGCTGGATTATTGATAATAACCTGATTTGAACGTATAAGAAATCTTGATTTACATTCGTTTATCACAATTTCTGTTAGTATATCTTTGAGCTTTCCAGAGCACACTCGTCCACGCGGATAAAGTGTATTCTTGACTAATTGGAAGGCCCCAACCTCCAGTCCAAAAATATTGAGCAGGTCTCGTACAATGTCCTCTGCCCGACTTCCTTCAGTATAGGTCTTATTGATTACAGAATTGAGCCACTGGTCCAAGGCCGCAGTGGCAGTAATCTTCGTCTGCCACTCTACTCCATTCTGTCGGTGATTGCAGCTCGTCACCTGACCAACAAACAGAGCGCCCATGTCGTCCTCATATCCCGCATTAAGTATCACGACCTGGTTCTTTTGGATTCCTGCACGGGATGTCGCATTCAAATTGTTTACTGTAAATGAAGCAGTTGTTAGCTGCTCCGAATCATGGAAGGGAACCTCGAATTCGAAGTAAAATCCGTCATTCATACTGTATTTAAGCGGCCCTATCTGAAGGGAAGCGGAACGAATAAAAAATGCCATCAGTCCGTCCTCCTCTCATGCAGGTACAGCTTCACCTCATTTCCAAAATTGTCGTATGTTACCTCATTAACCTCTCCAGTCAGACAATATGGTACAATGACCGGAATCGGGTACCTTGCGTCTTCGATGGAGTTAAACATAGGTCTTCCATATCTTACAGGGTCCCCATAACACAACACCTCTCCCGTCGCCATTAAGGCCAAGTCTATCGTGAAGAAACTTCCCGGGTCATTATATTTAATTGTCATGAAATATGTGCGGTCATCAAGTTTGACAGAAAACGTATACGGTACCATTGATGCATCCACAGGTATATATTCAACTTCTGACGTCAACCCCATTGTCTGTAGTTCATTGGTCATCCCAGTCACTCTCTTTTCTTTTATACTCCGTTAAAGCTCGTAGTCTTTCGTTGATTTGGTCCTGCACTGCTTTTTCCATTGTAGGAATTTACATAGGATGCGTATGAGCTTTGACTAATCTGTTCGCTTACCTTTGTTTTAAGCCCGGCTGCCTTGATGGCCTCTGCCTGGCCGGTACCCTTGCTTTTTTCTCCCTTGTCCTGCTGACTCATAAGGAGTGCCTGTCCTAATTCTACATACTGTCCTGATACGATATTCGCTTTCTGTAATGTCGCAGTAAATGCAAACCCTTTCTTATTTGACGGAAGGTTCTTCATTTGCAGATTGATAATGATATAATCCGTCACGCGGAACTTTCCGACGTAAGTTACTAAATCCCGGCTCCTCCACATGTAATCCAGTTGGGATTTGTAGGATCCACAGTTTCTTACTACCACTCCTGCAATCTGGAACTGTTCCGGATTGAGGCTTACATGGTCCTCAATGGTGCTTCCTCCTTCAATGGCATTGGAGGTCATCTTGCTACTCTTCGTCATGGTCTCCTGGGTGATAGTGCCTGTAGCCGGCTGGAACTTTACAGTCCCGGTCTTTCTTCCTGTGATTCTATATGCCATCTGATACCTCCTTACGCATTTCCTTGTTGGATTGCCAGGTTCGCGAAATGTTCTTCCTGCATTTCCTGATATAGTTCCTTGACTGTCTGTTTGAGGTCCTCCATCATTCCAGGCGTTCCCTCGTTACTGCCACCAAGAATCTCTATCCTGATAGTCGGATTAAAATTCACATCGTTTTTTATACTCTGCTGTCTCCCGCCTGCGATTATCTGTTCGCTCTTGTCCGCTGGAACGATGGTTGATCCAGATGGCAGATAGGCAATTTCTCCTCCGCGTTCATTGATGTGCGTCCATCCTCCCTGGAAGTAATTATCTCCATCCGCATTATGTGGAATATTTGCCCCGGCTGAGGCCGCCGCCTTTGAGCCGCCACCAAACAGACCAGCAATCTTTTCCAGCAGGCTTGCTAATCCATTTGCTGCCCATTCCATAATTTTTGCCAGAAATCCTACCACGTTCGAGAGGACCCCTGAAATTCCACTCAGAACAGGGGAGATGGCTGATAATATAGGTGGTATAATCTTCAGTCCCGCAGATAATGCCGGCAGGATTGCATTTGCAATACTCTCAATATGTGGCATAAGCGGTGCGATTACATTGTCGCTCAAGGATTTAAGTATGTTAACCAATGGCGGCACCACTGTGGTTGCAATGCTTCCAATAATCCTAGAAACCGGCGGGAGCACAGTTTGAGCCAATGTACTAAATGTCTGAATAAGTGGTGTCACGGCAGCCATGAGCGGCGGCAGTGCAGTGGTTGCCATATCGAGCAGAACTCCTCCTATGGGTGCGGCAGCCGACATCAGTTCACCAAATGTCGATATCAGTCCCGGCAGTGCGCCTGTTGCCAAATCCATGATGACCGGCACTCCTGCTGCAAATCCATTGCTAAGCATATCTATCATGCCCAGTAAGGCTGGTTCAATCTGTGGCCATGATGCCATGATTGTATTTGTAAGTTCTGTAAACACAGGCGCAAACTTTGATGCAGCTCCAGAAAGGAAGTCACTCCAGATGCCCTTCAAGCTCTTGATGTTGTTCGCATATCCTTCCTGTTTTTTAGTCGCTGCCTGCTGGATTTCCGTACTATTTTGCAATAATGCATTCATTCTTACTTGTGCCATTGCAGCTTCATCCAATGCGTCAATATTCTTTCCCAGTCCCATCTCCATGGCAGACTGTTTCAAGGCCGCATCATCAATCTGCATCCCAAACTCAGCCATCGCTTCCGTATTGCCTTTTAGATAGTCCTGTACGACTGATAGGGCTTCTGCATCATCCAGCGAAAAGGCTGTTCCAAAATCATAGGCCAGTGATGTGGTGATTTTAGATAGGTCCTCTGCCGCTGTCCCGGTAATTCCCATCTCCTGGTACATGGCCTTATTCGAAACAAGGAAGCCTTGCACTTCAGTGTTGCTCCGGTGGATGGCATCTGAAAAATTATCGGCCCACTCCTGCACACCTGAATCTGCCGAGAACATAGCTCCAAATTTTGCTCCTGTCTGCTCCGAAGCAATTCCTGCATCCTTGATGGCAGATCCTAGCTGTTTTGCCGCCTCGATACCCGCCTTCACAATTTCAATGGCTGCAGAAATAGCAAAAAATGATTTTACAGCCCCTCCTACGGCATCTTTGATTCTTGTCCCGGCTGAT
Coding sequences within:
- a CDS encoding Gp138 family membrane-puncturing spike protein; amino-acid sequence: MARKTNELYNLLANEKKIMQRIRCHDIVRVEDFDAVRMTVTVKPLVQREMAGAYVSPPPILAVKVAYIPLEIKVDGKTADVNVQIKKGDIGVVAYLDMDSDNSIQTGADSKPNTDRIHSGDDAVFVGVIRKG
- a CDS encoding phage protein; this translates as MAFFIRSASLQIGPLKYSMNDGFYFEFEVPFHDSEQLTTASFTVNNLNATSRAGIQKNQVVILNAGYEDDMGALFVGQVTSCNHRQNGVEWQTKITATAALDQWLNSVINKTYTEGSRAEDIVRDLLNIFGLEVGAFQLVKNTLYPRGRVCSGKLKDILTEIVINECKSRFLIRSNQVIINNPADGVNKGYLLTPDAGLLFRSEDSDVTMIEAPETKEVSKEKKAFEEKTWKRQCLLNYRMGPGDVIQIQSRDLNGKFMIVSGTHKGSPTGTWITEIEFKVAG
- a CDS encoding phage tail protein, which codes for MAGTVLTNKGLALITKLMAAQATLSFSRVAVGTGRVPSGYDAQNMTGLNEYKMDATIESCGVSTEQPDVAYIVTQISSVGVSTGFAITEAGVFATDPDDGEILYAYLDLTQDPQYIYASTDAISKFAEITFNVLVGSVTSVTAIVSPGALVKKSEFDNLKTRVEDVETPEFDASGTAEGITDKTSLLASFVTKMPLVKFMRNVVAGFKLVLYSGQIVNNCVTDRPDLPGSAAQLKVLMDLYTVLNTKIGSKVAVVSFIKSSIPIAAGADFFAYIPIDIDTTDAIWVFPVLTDAPGDNCTKVNISTCVWQDASKQIYVNGCNLASGAANISLAGVLIAIR
- a CDS encoding phage baseplate plug family protein yields the protein MTNELQTMGLTSEVEYIPVDASMVPYTFSVKLDDRTYFMTIKYNDPGSFFTIDLALMATGEVLCYGDPVRYGRPMFNSIEDARYPIPVIVPYCLTGEVNEVTYDNFGNEVKLYLHERRTD
- a CDS encoding baseplate J/gp47 family protein; protein product: MDDEWGLTEKGFYRPTYTVLLNALEYKARELYGDGIILTVRSPLGLFLRILAWVWNILFACLEDVYNSRFVETSVGNSLYNLGKNIGMHMLTEGKASGYITVTGTSGSTIPAGFLVATNGGLQYTVVDAITLSESGTGLALIRAVETGPEYNTAAGTVKVIVNPSSVNGVESITNKAEISGGRIKETDAEFRARYNKSVDYAGGVNADAVRAALMNDVEGVSSAYVYENDTDESDTTYNLPPHSLEAVVYGGLDEEIAKAIYSRKAGGIQTVGNKAVNVLTASGQQLEVRFSRPTTKKIYVKVTELQTGEGFPGEDKVRQALIDYIGGTTVGGLETGMDVIYIKIPGILTAIPGVEDFELQIGTSMTSYAKENIAIGYREKAITDSTAISITMK
- a CDS encoding phage baseplate protein, which encodes MAYRITGRKTGTVKFQPATGTITQETMTKSSKMTSNAIEGGSTIEDHVSLNPEQFQIAGVVVRNCGSYKSQLDYMWRSRDLVTYVGKFRVTDYIIINLQMKNLPSNKKGFAFTATLQKANIVSGQYVELGQALLMSQQDKGEKSKGTGQAEAIKAAGLKTKVSEQISQSSYASYVNSYNGKSSAGPNQRKTTSFNGV
- a CDS encoding phage tail protein, giving the protein MESIDEIKEGFQKAEDKAEKFGSEAAESAGTLAHGMQDARQETSKVATSMDKLSDSGDKVESSAKGARRALENMGSAASKSATEARKDLNNASDAADEFRKEINKTSEAGEDASNTYRSMGAEADGFGSAAARSAAKALKETNSLGKAVKAGFQGAYGFAGKQAEQFANKARDGLEELETALKNPIQTIKNKLVDALEKAGKKIKDTGDKSDETGDDLKHMGNDGESAGTRIKDAVGGAVKSFFAISAAIEIVKAGIEAAKQLGSAIKDAGIASEQTGAKFGAMFSADSGVQEWADNFSDAIHRSNTEVQGFLVSNKAMYQEMGITGTAAEDLSKITTSLAYDFGTAFSLDDAEALSVVQDYLKGNTEAMAEFGMQIDDAALKQSAMEMGLGKNIDALDEAAMAQVRMNALLQNSTEIQQAATKKQEGYANNIKSLKGIWSDFLSGAASKFAPVFTELTNTIMASWPQIEPALLGMIDMLSNGFAAGVPVIMDLATGALPGLISTFGELMSAAAPIGGVLLDMATTALPPLMAAVTPLIQTFSTLAQTVLPPVSRIIGSIATTVVPPLVNILKSLSDNVIAPLMPHIESIANAILPALSAGLKIIPPILSAISPVLSGISGVLSNVVGFLAKIMEWAANGLASLLEKIAGLFGGGSKAAASAGANIPHNADGDNYFQGGWTHINERGGEIAYLPSGSTIVPADKSEQIIAGGRQQSIKNDVNFNPTIRIEILGGSNEGTPGMMEDLKQTVKELYQEMQEEHFANLAIQQGNA